In a genomic window of uncultured Flavobacterium sp.:
- the rplQ gene encoding 50S ribosomal protein L17: MRHGKKFNHLSRQTGHRKAMLANMACSLIEHKRINTTVAKAKALKQFVEPLITKSKEDTTHNRRIVFAYLRSKYAVTDLFRDVAAKVGDRPGGYTRIIKVGNRLGDNADMAMIELVDFNELYNGGKKEVKKAKSRRGGKAKKAEETTEAPAAESETTTEASE, translated from the coding sequence ATGAGACACGGAAAAAAATTCAATCACTTAAGCAGACAGACTGGACATAGAAAAGCTATGTTGGCTAATATGGCTTGTTCTCTTATTGAGCACAAACGTATTAACACTACTGTTGCTAAGGCTAAAGCGCTTAAACAATTCGTTGAGCCTTTAATCACAAAATCAAAAGAAGATACTACTCACAATCGTCGTATCGTTTTTGCTTACTTACGTAGTAAATATGCGGTAACTGATTTATTCAGAGACGTAGCTGCTAAAGTTGGAGACCGTCCAGGTGGATACACTCGTATCATTAAAGTTGGAAATCGTTTGGGAGATAATGCTGATATGGCAATGATCGAACTTGTAGATTTCAATGAACTTTACAATGGTGGTAAAAAAGAAGTTAAAAAAGCAAAAAGCCGTCGTGGTGGTAAAGCAAAAAAAGCTGAGGAAACTACTGAAGCTCCAGCTGCTGAGTCAGAAACGACTACTGAAGCTTCTGAATAA
- a CDS encoding MarC family NAAT transporter yields MDLFIYLFAALFSVLNPIGTVPIFVGLTQHDSQAERSRISLWTAINVFIILIVSFFIGQYVLTFFGISIDALRIAGGIVIVNSGFSLLSGKINKKRGINKKVETDAQQRNDIALTPLAIPMLAGPGSISLLIAFYQEHHGMEEIIISCLAILAIALAIFAILKSAHYLARILGASGIVAISRIVGFIVISIGIQYIVSSIINIVKGNLM; encoded by the coding sequence TCGGAACGGTTCCTATTTTCGTTGGACTAACCCAACACGATTCTCAAGCCGAACGTTCTCGCATTTCGCTTTGGACTGCTATAAACGTTTTTATAATCTTGATAGTTTCGTTTTTTATTGGCCAATATGTTTTAACTTTTTTTGGAATAAGTATTGACGCACTTAGAATTGCGGGTGGAATTGTGATTGTAAATTCGGGATTTTCACTTCTTTCCGGAAAAATCAATAAAAAACGAGGAATCAATAAAAAAGTTGAAACTGACGCGCAACAACGAAATGACATTGCATTAACACCGCTAGCAATACCAATGTTAGCCGGACCTGGATCAATTTCTTTATTGATTGCTTTTTATCAGGAACATCATGGGATGGAAGAAATCATTATTTCATGTTTAGCAATTCTGGCAATTGCTCTTGCTATTTTTGCAATACTAAAAAGCGCTCACTATTTAGCAAGAATACTTGGTGCTTCTGGAATTGTAGCAATATCGAGAATTGTTGGCTTTATTGTAATCTCTATCGGAATTCAATATATCGTAAGTTCTATCATTAACATCGTTAAAGGGAATTTGATGTAA
- the rpsK gene encoding 30S ribosomal protein S11, giving the protein MAKATAKKRKVIVESTGEAHISATFNNIIISLTNKKGEVISWSSAGKMGFRGSKKNTPYAAQMAAEDCSKVALEAGLKKVKVYVKGPGNGRESAIRSIHNGGIEVTEIIDVTPMPHNGCRPPKRRRV; this is encoded by the coding sequence ATGGCTAAAGCAACTGCAAAAAAACGTAAAGTTATCGTTGAATCAACGGGAGAAGCTCATATTTCTGCTACCTTCAATAACATCATCATTTCTTTGACAAACAAAAAAGGTGAAGTTATTTCTTGGTCTTCAGCTGGTAAAATGGGTTTTAGAGGTTCTAAAAAGAATACTCCATACGCAGCCCAAATGGCAGCAGAAGATTGTAGTAAAGTAGCTCTTGAGGCTGGACTTAAAAAAGTGAAAGTTTATGTAAAAGGACCAGGAAACGGACGTGAGTCTGCTATCCGTTCTATTCATAACGGTGGAATTGAAGTTACTGAGATTATCGACGTTACTCCAATGCCTCACAACGGATGTCGTCCTCCAAAAAGACGTAGAGTTTAA
- a CDS encoding arginine deiminase family protein, translating into MLQLNIKNETSRLRAVVLGSAVHNGPTPSVDEAYDPKSLEHIKAGTYPIEEDMVVEMEAFNTVFKKYDVTVYRPEMIENYNQIFARDIGFVIDDTFVKSNILPDRERELDAIQYVIDQMDPLKVVRPPEEVHIEGGDVMLWNDHIFIGTYKGSDYKDYITARTNMHGVNYIKELFPNKIVKEFDLVKSKLEARDNALHLDCCFQPVGKDKGIIYKRGFREEADYLYLVNLFGIENLFHIERNEMYNMFSNVFSIDENVVVSEKNFTRLNNWLRANGFTVEEIPYAEIAKQEGLLRCSTLPLIRD; encoded by the coding sequence ATGTTGCAATTAAATATAAAGAACGAAACGTCAAGATTACGGGCTGTAGTTTTGGGTTCAGCTGTTCATAATGGGCCAACTCCATCTGTAGATGAGGCTTATGATCCTAAATCATTGGAACATATTAAAGCAGGAACCTATCCAATCGAAGAAGATATGGTTGTTGAAATGGAAGCTTTTAATACTGTTTTTAAAAAATATGATGTAACTGTTTATCGTCCGGAAATGATTGAAAATTACAATCAGATTTTTGCAAGAGATATTGGTTTTGTAATTGATGATACTTTTGTAAAATCTAATATTTTACCTGACAGAGAGCGTGAGTTAGATGCAATTCAATATGTAATTGATCAAATGGATCCTCTAAAAGTGGTTCGTCCACCAGAAGAAGTTCATATTGAAGGCGGAGATGTTATGCTTTGGAATGATCATATCTTTATTGGAACTTATAAAGGAAGTGATTATAAAGATTATATCACGGCACGAACAAACATGCACGGTGTAAATTATATTAAAGAATTGTTTCCCAATAAAATTGTCAAAGAATTTGATTTAGTAAAATCTAAACTAGAAGCTCGTGACAATGCATTGCACTTAGATTGTTGTTTTCAGCCTGTTGGAAAAGATAAAGGAATTATTTATAAAAGAGGTTTCCGTGAAGAAGCTGATTATTTGTATTTAGTTAATCTTTTTGGAATAGAGAATTTATTTCACATTGAGAGAAATGAAATGTATAATATGTTTTCAAACGTATTTTCGATTGATGAAAATGTAGTCGTTTCAGAAAAAAACTTTACTCGACTAAACAATTGGCTTCGTGCAAACGGATTTACAGTTGAAGAAATTCCTTATGCGGAAATTGCAAAACAAGAAGGATTGTTGAGATGTTCAACTTTACCATTAATTAGAGACTAA
- the carA gene encoding glutamine-hydrolyzing carbamoyl-phosphate synthase small subunit, which translates to MKYTTRQSAILLLSDGTIFHGKSIGISGKTFGEVCFNTGMTGYQEIFTDPSYFGQIMVATNAHIGNYGVNDLEIESDSIKIAGLVCKNFSFNYSREDASGSLEDYFTKQNLICISDVDTRALVSYIRDNGAMNAVICTDGTSIEDLKKELANVPNMEGLELASKVSTTEPYFFGDENATYKVSALDLGIKKNILRNLAKRDCYIKVFPYNSTYKDLAEFNPDGYFLSNGPGDPDPLFGAIEVAKEILANDKPLFGICLGHQVIALANGVQTYKMFNGHRGINHPVKNILTGIGEITSQNHGFAVNKEQLDNHPELEITHLHLNDGTVAGMRMKNKNCFSVQYHPEASPGPHDSSYLFDQFVENIKLATAKTM; encoded by the coding sequence ATGAAATACACTACACGACAAAGCGCCATTTTACTATTAAGCGACGGAACCATTTTTCATGGAAAATCTATCGGTATAAGTGGTAAAACATTTGGAGAGGTTTGTTTTAACACTGGAATGACTGGATACCAAGAGATTTTTACAGATCCATCTTACTTTGGGCAAATAATGGTAGCTACTAATGCTCACATTGGAAACTATGGTGTTAATGATTTGGAGATAGAATCTGATAGCATTAAAATTGCTGGTTTAGTTTGTAAAAACTTTAGTTTTAATTATTCAAGAGAAGATGCTTCCGGAAGTTTAGAAGATTATTTTACAAAGCAAAACTTAATTTGTATTTCAGATGTTGATACAAGAGCTTTGGTAAGTTACATTCGTGACAATGGAGCTATGAATGCTGTTATTTGTACAGACGGAACTTCGATTGAAGATTTAAAAAAGGAATTGGCTAATGTGCCAAATATGGAAGGTTTGGAGTTGGCGTCGAAAGTATCAACTACTGAGCCTTATTTTTTTGGTGATGAAAACGCTACATATAAAGTATCTGCTTTAGATCTTGGAATCAAAAAGAATATCCTAAGAAATCTAGCGAAAAGAGATTGTTATATCAAAGTGTTTCCTTATAACTCAACTTATAAAGATTTAGCAGAGTTCAATCCTGATGGATATTTCTTGTCTAATGGACCTGGTGATCCCGACCCTCTTTTTGGAGCTATTGAAGTTGCAAAAGAAATTTTAGCAAATGATAAGCCACTATTTGGAATTTGTTTGGGACACCAAGTAATTGCTCTTGCAAATGGAGTTCAAACTTATAAAATGTTCAATGGACACAGAGGGATAAATCATCCGGTTAAAAATATATTAACTGGTATAGGTGAAATTACTTCTCAAAATCATGGATTTGCTGTTAATAAAGAACAACTGGATAATCATCCGGAATTGGAAATAACACATTTACATTTAAATGACGGTACTGTTGCGGGAATGCGTATGAAAAATAAGAATTGTTTTTCAGTGCAATATCATCCAGAAGCTAGTCCGGGGCCACATGATTCTTCTTATTTGTTTGATCAGTTTGTAGAGAACATAAAACTTGCTACTGCTAAAACGATGTAG
- a CDS encoding DNA-directed RNA polymerase subunit alpha: protein MAIFNFQKPDKVIMIDSTDFEGKFEFRPLEPGYGLTVGNALRRVLLSALEGYAITSVRIEGVDHEFSTISGVVEDVTEIILNLKQVRFKRQIEDIDNEAVTISVSGKDQLTAGDFQKFISGFQVLNPDLVICNLDSKIKLNFDLTIEKGRGYVPAEENKKQNAAIGTIFTDSIFTPVKNVKYAIENFRVEQKTDYEKLVFEIKTDGSINPKDALTEAAKVLIHHFMLFSDERITLEADEIAQTESYDEESLHMRQLLKTKLVDMDLSVRALNCLKAAEVDTLGDLVSFNKNDLMKFRNFGKKSLTELDELVAVKNLTFGMDLAKYKLDKE from the coding sequence ATGGCAATATTTAATTTTCAAAAGCCCGATAAAGTTATCATGATCGATTCAACCGATTTTGAAGGTAAATTCGAATTTAGACCTTTAGAACCTGGTTATGGATTGACAGTTGGTAATGCACTTAGAAGAGTTTTGCTTTCAGCATTAGAAGGTTATGCAATTACATCTGTTCGTATCGAAGGTGTAGATCATGAGTTTTCTACTATTTCAGGTGTTGTTGAAGATGTTACCGAAATTATCCTTAATCTAAAACAAGTTCGTTTCAAACGTCAAATTGAAGATATCGATAATGAAGCAGTTACAATTTCTGTTTCTGGTAAAGATCAACTAACAGCAGGTGATTTTCAAAAATTTATTTCAGGTTTCCAAGTTTTGAATCCAGACCTTGTTATCTGTAATTTAGATTCTAAAATCAAATTGAACTTCGATTTAACAATCGAAAAAGGTAGAGGATATGTTCCTGCTGAGGAGAACAAAAAACAGAACGCTGCAATTGGTACTATTTTTACAGATTCAATTTTTACTCCGGTAAAAAATGTAAAATATGCGATTGAAAACTTCCGTGTTGAGCAAAAAACAGATTACGAAAAATTAGTTTTTGAAATTAAAACTGATGGTTCTATTAATCCAAAAGATGCTCTTACTGAAGCTGCTAAAGTTTTAATTCACCACTTCATGTTATTTTCTGACGAAAGAATTACACTCGAGGCTGACGAAATTGCACAAACAGAATCGTATGATGAAGAGTCATTGCATATGAGACAATTGCTTAAAACTAAGCTTGTTGATATGGATTTATCTGTGAGAGCATTAAATTGCTTGAAAGCGGCTGAAGTTGATACACTTGGTGATTTAGTATCGTTCAATAAAAATGACCTAATGAAATTCCGTAATTTTGGTAAAAAGTCTTTAACTGAGCTAGATGAACTTGTAGCTGTTAAAAATTTAACTTTCGGAATGGACTTAGCTAAATACAAATTAGATAAAGAATAA
- the rpsM gene encoding 30S ribosomal protein S13: protein MARIAGVDIPKNKRGVIALTYIFGLGRSRAIEILEKAQVSQDKKVQDWNDDEIGAIRDAVSFYKIEGELRSEVSLNIKRLMDIGCYRGIRHRSGLPLRGQRTKNNSRTRKGKRKTVANKKKATK, encoded by the coding sequence ATGGCAAGAATAGCAGGGGTAGATATCCCAAAAAATAAAAGAGGTGTTATAGCACTTACCTATATCTTTGGATTAGGAAGAAGTAGAGCTATTGAGATTTTAGAAAAAGCTCAAGTTAGCCAAGATAAAAAAGTTCAAGATTGGAATGATGACGAGATCGGAGCAATTCGTGATGCTGTGTCATTTTACAAAATTGAAGGAGAATTACGTTCTGAAGTTTCTTTGAACATCAAACGTTTGATGGATATTGGTTGTTACAGAGGTATTCGTCATAGATCTGGTCTTCCATTAAGAGGACAAAGAACTAAAAACAACTCTAGAACAAGAAAAGGTAAAAGAAAAACTGTTGCTAACAAGAAAAAAGCAACTAAATAA
- the rpsD gene encoding 30S ribosomal protein S4: MARYTGPKTRIARKFGEAIFGDDKSFEKRNYPPGQHGMAKKRGKKSEYAVQLMEKQKAKYSYGILEKQFRNLFKKASATKGVTGEVLLQLCEARLDNVVFRMGIAPSRRGARQLVSHRHVTVNGEVVNIASYHLKPGDKVAVREKSKSLEAIERSLSNSSHVYEWITWNNDLKEGTFVSVPARLQIPENIKEQLIVELYNK, from the coding sequence ATGGCAAGATATACTGGTCCAAAAACTAGAATTGCTCGTAAATTTGGCGAAGCAATCTTCGGAGATGATAAATCTTTCGAAAAAAGAAATTACCCACCTGGACAACACGGGATGGCTAAAAAAAGAGGTAAAAAATCTGAGTATGCTGTTCAGTTAATGGAAAAGCAAAAAGCTAAATATTCTTACGGAATTTTAGAAAAACAATTCAGAAATTTATTCAAAAAAGCATCAGCTACTAAAGGTGTTACTGGTGAAGTTCTTTTACAATTATGCGAAGCAAGATTAGATAACGTTGTTTTTAGAATGGGAATTGCTCCTTCTAGAAGAGGTGCTAGACAATTAGTTTCTCACAGACACGTTACTGTAAATGGTGAAGTTGTAAATATCGCTTCTTACCACCTTAAACCTGGTGATAAAGTTGCAGTTCGTGAAAAATCTAAATCTTTAGAAGCTATCGAACGTTCTTTATCAAATTCAAGTCATGTTTATGAATGGATTACTTGGAATAATGATCTTAAAGAAGGAACTTTTGTTTCTGTACCTGCAAGACTTCAGATTCCAGAAAACATTAAAGAACAATTAATCGTAGAGTTGTACAACAAATAA
- the infA gene encoding translation initiation factor IF-1 has protein sequence MAKQSAIEQDGSIIEALSNAMFRVELENGHIVIAHISGKMRMHYIKLLPGDKVKLEMSPYDLSKARITYRY, from the coding sequence ATGGCAAAACAATCAGCAATAGAACAAGACGGATCAATCATTGAAGCATTATCAAATGCGATGTTCCGTGTAGAGTTAGAAAATGGACATATCGTAATTGCTCATATTTCTGGTAAAATGCGTATGCATTACATCAAGTTATTACCTGGTGATAAAGTGAAACTAGAAATGAGTCCTTATGATTTGTCAAAAGCAAGAATTACTTATCGATATTAA
- a CDS encoding citrate synthase, protein MSKIATLEVDGQKIELPVITGSENESAIDINKLRDLTGFITIDPGYKNSGSCKSEITFLDGELGILRYRGYSIEDLAEKANFLEVSYLLIFGELPTAQELEQFENGIKKHTLVNEEMKNIIDGFPKTAHPMGVLSALTSALTAFNPKAVNVENEKEMYEAICKTMGKFLVIATWTYRKSMGYPLNYYDNTQGYVENFMQLMFKLPTGPYSANPIIVDALDKLFILHADHEQNCSTSTVRMVGSSHAGLFASISAGVSALWGPLHGGANQAVLEMLEEINKDGGDTDKFLAKAKDKNDPFRLMGFGHRVYKNFDPRARIIKKAAKEVLETLGVDDPILEIAKKLESAALEDEYFKSRNLYPNVDFYSGIIYRALGIPTDMFTVMFAIGRLPGWIAQWKEMRENKEPIGRPRQIYTGHPLRDFKSNK, encoded by the coding sequence ATGTCAAAAATAGCTACATTAGAAGTAGATGGTCAAAAAATTGAACTTCCGGTAATCACAGGAAGCGAAAATGAATCAGCTATCGATATTAACAAATTACGTGATTTAACTGGTTTTATTACAATTGACCCGGGATATAAGAATTCTGGATCTTGTAAAAGTGAAATCACCTTCTTAGACGGAGAATTAGGAATTTTACGTTACAGAGGATATTCAATTGAAGATTTAGCTGAAAAAGCAAACTTCTTAGAAGTGTCTTATCTTTTGATTTTTGGTGAATTGCCAACAGCTCAGGAATTAGAGCAGTTTGAGAATGGTATTAAAAAACATACTTTGGTAAACGAAGAAATGAAAAATATCATTGACGGTTTTCCAAAGACAGCACATCCAATGGGTGTTTTATCTGCTTTAACAAGTGCTTTGACTGCATTTAATCCAAAAGCAGTTAATGTTGAAAATGAAAAAGAAATGTATGAAGCCATTTGTAAAACAATGGGTAAATTTCTTGTAATTGCAACTTGGACTTATAGAAAATCTATGGGTTATCCATTGAACTATTATGACAATACACAAGGGTATGTAGAGAACTTTATGCAATTAATGTTTAAATTGCCTACAGGACCTTATTCAGCAAATCCAATTATTGTTGATGCATTAGATAAATTGTTTATTCTTCACGCAGATCACGAGCAAAACTGTTCTACATCTACTGTAAGAATGGTTGGTTCATCTCATGCTGGTTTATTTGCTTCAATTTCTGCAGGAGTTTCTGCTCTTTGGGGACCACTTCACGGAGGTGCAAATCAAGCAGTACTTGAAATGCTTGAAGAAATAAATAAAGATGGTGGAGATACTGATAAATTTTTAGCGAAAGCAAAAGATAAAAATGATCCTTTCCGTTTAATGGGATTCGGTCACAGAGTATATAAAAACTTTGATCCAAGAGCAAGAATCATCAAAAAAGCGGCTAAAGAAGTATTAGAAACTTTAGGTGTTGATGATCCTATTTTGGAAATTGCTAAAAAATTAGAATCAGCTGCATTAGAAGACGAGTACTTCAAATCAAGAAACTTATATCCAAATGTTGATTTTTACTCTGGTATTATCTACAGAGCACTTGGAATTCCAACAGATATGTTTACTGTAATGTTTGCTATTGGAAGATTACCAGGTTGGATCGCGCAATGGAAAGAAATGCGTGAAAACAAAGAGCCAATTGGTAGACCAAGACAAATCTATACAGGACATCCCTTGAGAGACTTTAAGTCGAACAAATAA
- the eno gene encoding phosphopyruvate hydratase — protein MSIIIKVHARQIFDSRGNPTIEVDVVTENGVLGRAAVPSGASTGEHEAVELRDGGKAFLGKGVLNAVNNVNTVIAEELVGTSVFEQNTIDQLMIDLDGTPNKSKLGANAILGVSLAAAKAAANELGLPLYRYVGGVSANTLPVPMMNIINGGSHSDAPIAFQEFMIFPVKATSFTHAMQMGTEIFHSLKKVLHDRGLSTAVGDEGGFAPNLAGGTEDALDTIKLAVEKAGYTFGDEIMIALDCAASEFYVNGKYDYTKFEGETGKIRTSEEQADYLAELAAKYPIISIEDGMYEDDWNGWKYLTEKIGHKVQLVGDDLFVTNVERLSTGIEKGIANSILVKVNQIGTLTETIAAVNMAKNAGYTSVMSHRSGETEDNTIADLAVALNCGQIKTGSASRSDRMAKYNQLLRIEEELGSTAYFPGLNAFKIK, from the coding sequence ATGAGTATTATAATTAAAGTTCACGCAAGACAAATTTTTGATTCTAGAGGTAATCCTACTATTGAGGTTGATGTAGTAACTGAAAATGGAGTTTTAGGAAGAGCTGCAGTTCCATCTGGAGCTTCAACTGGAGAACATGAGGCTGTTGAATTACGTGACGGAGGAAAAGCTTTCTTAGGAAAAGGAGTTTTGAATGCAGTGAATAATGTAAATACTGTTATTGCTGAAGAATTAGTTGGAACTTCTGTTTTCGAACAAAACACAATTGATCAATTAATGATTGATTTAGACGGAACACCAAATAAATCTAAATTAGGAGCTAATGCTATTTTAGGAGTTTCTTTGGCTGCTGCAAAAGCTGCTGCAAACGAACTTGGATTACCATTATACAGATATGTTGGTGGAGTTTCTGCAAACACATTGCCTGTTCCAATGATGAATATCATCAATGGTGGTTCTCACTCTGATGCACCGATTGCTTTTCAAGAGTTTATGATTTTCCCTGTAAAGGCAACTTCATTTACACATGCTATGCAAATGGGAACTGAGATTTTTCACAGTTTGAAAAAAGTATTACATGACAGAGGTTTAAGTACTGCTGTTGGTGACGAAGGTGGATTTGCTCCAAACTTAGCAGGTGGTACTGAAGATGCTTTAGATACTATTAAACTTGCAGTTGAAAAAGCTGGATATACTTTCGGTGATGAAATCATGATTGCTCTAGACTGTGCTGCTTCTGAATTTTATGTAAACGGTAAATACGATTATACTAAATTTGAAGGAGAAACTGGAAAAATCAGAACTTCTGAAGAACAAGCAGATTATTTAGCTGAACTTGCTGCTAAATATCCAATTATTTCTATCGAAGATGGTATGTACGAAGATGACTGGAATGGATGGAAATATTTGACTGAAAAAATTGGACATAAAGTTCAATTAGTAGGTGATGATTTATTTGTTACTAATGTTGAGCGTCTATCAACTGGAATTGAGAAAGGAATTGCAAATTCAATTTTAGTAAAAGTAAACCAAATCGGTACTTTAACTGAGACTATTGCAGCTGTAAACATGGCTAAAAATGCAGGATATACTTCAGTTATGTCTCACCGTTCTGGAGAAACAGAAGATAATACTATTGCTGATTTAGCTGTAGCTTTAAACTGTGGTCAAATTAAGACAGGTTCTGCTTCTCGTTCAGATCGTATGGCAAAATACAATCAATTATTAAGAATTGAAGAAGAATTAGGAAGTACTGCTTATTTCCCTGGATTAAACGCTTTCAAGATTAAATAA
- a CDS encoding arginine deiminase-related protein, which yields MKQTTNAIVMIRPVAFRMNEQTAVNNYYQKVLDGLLPSTVNAKAQQEFDTFVEKLRAVGVDVTVIEDNLETDTPDSIFPNNWVSFHENGDVALYPMFAENRRQERREDILDTLEDKGFVINNIMDYTSAEEDGFFLEGTGSLLLDRANAKAYCALSPRADEELFIEFCEDFDYAPVIFEAFQTVDGERKLIYHTNVMMCLGETFAVICADCIDDKKERKMVLENLKADKKEVILITEAQVNNFAGNMLEVRGTNDKKYIVMSASAHQSLTPKQISQLENHAEILSSSLDTIEACGGGSARCMMAEVFLPKN from the coding sequence ATGAAACAAACAACCAATGCAATCGTAATGATTCGGCCAGTTGCTTTCAGAATGAATGAACAAACTGCTGTAAATAATTATTACCAAAAAGTATTAGACGGACTTTTGCCAAGTACAGTAAATGCTAAAGCACAACAAGAATTCGATACCTTTGTTGAGAAACTTAGAGCCGTAGGAGTTGATGTTACGGTAATTGAAGATAATTTGGAGACGGATACTCCTGATAGTATTTTTCCAAATAACTGGGTTTCTTTCCATGAAAATGGTGATGTGGCATTATATCCAATGTTTGCTGAGAATCGTCGTCAGGAACGTCGTGAAGATATTTTAGACACTCTTGAAGATAAAGGTTTTGTGATTAATAACATAATGGATTATACATCTGCAGAAGAAGATGGTTTTTTTCTGGAAGGAACCGGAAGTTTACTTTTAGATCGTGCGAATGCAAAAGCTTATTGCGCATTGTCGCCTCGTGCCGATGAAGAATTGTTTATTGAATTCTGCGAAGATTTTGATTATGCTCCAGTAATCTTCGAAGCTTTTCAAACTGTTGATGGCGAACGTAAACTAATTTATCATACAAATGTTATGATGTGTTTAGGTGAAACTTTTGCTGTTATCTGTGCTGATTGTATTGATGATAAAAAAGAACGTAAAATGGTTCTTGAAAACCTAAAAGCTGATAAGAAAGAAGTTATTTTAATTACAGAAGCTCAGGTGAATAATTTTGCCGGTAATATGTTAGAAGTTCGAGGAACTAATGATAAAAAATATATTGTGATGAGTGCATCAGCGCATCAGAGTTTAACTCCGAAACAAATTTCACAATTAGAAAATCATGCTGAAATTTTAAGTTCAAGCTTAGATACCATAGAAGCTTGTGGTGGAGGAAGTGCAAGATGTATGATGGCTGAAGTGTTTTTGCCAAAAAACTAG
- the ykgO gene encoding type B 50S ribosomal protein L36 yields the protein MKVRASVKKRSPECIIVRRKGRLYVINKKNPRFKQRQG from the coding sequence ATGAAAGTTAGAGCATCAGTAAAAAAGAGAAGTCCCGAGTGCATCATTGTGCGTAGAAAAGGGAGATTGTACGTAATAAACAAAAAGAATCCTAGATTTAAACAAAGACAAGGATAA